One part of the Orenia metallireducens genome encodes these proteins:
- a CDS encoding Na+/H+ antiporter family protein, with translation MNPVLISVIVMIGLSLANLNVILALLVAAIVGGLTGGLGLKETMSTLIGGMGGNAETALSYILLGALAVAVQQTGIVALISNSKALKRIIGNKKGVFIFLLAMFSGLSQNLIPVHIAFIPILIPPLLGLFNKLKVDRRAVASALTFGLQAPYMAIPAGFGLIFHGIIRDEMAANGMDVSLGQIASVLWIPTLGMLVGLIVAICFTYRSKRNYEVDAVQQAQLEVAASAENKISFNRTHAFALVAMFTALAIQLAYGSLPLGALVGLTIMTVTGSIKWNDLHDLMNEGIKMMGFIAFVMLIAAGYGDVIRATGGVDSIVQSVVGEIGGSQFIGGLLMLIVGLVVTMGIGTSFGTIPIIAAIYVPLAQSLGFSPLATIILVGTAGALGDAGSPASDSTLGPSAGLDADGQHDHIWDTCVPTFLHFNIPLILFAWIAALVI, from the coding sequence ATGAATCCAGTACTTATATCAGTCATAGTGATGATTGGACTAAGTTTAGCCAATCTAAACGTAATTTTAGCTTTATTAGTAGCAGCAATTGTTGGTGGTTTAACTGGTGGATTGGGCTTAAAAGAGACCATGTCTACTTTGATTGGAGGTATGGGCGGAAATGCTGAAACCGCCTTAAGTTATATCTTACTTGGAGCTTTAGCAGTAGCAGTACAGCAGACAGGAATTGTAGCTTTAATCAGTAATAGTAAAGCTTTAAAGAGGATAATTGGTAATAAGAAGGGAGTATTTATCTTCTTGTTGGCCATGTTTTCTGGTCTATCTCAAAATTTAATTCCAGTACATATTGCCTTTATTCCTATCTTAATCCCACCACTATTGGGATTATTCAATAAGTTAAAGGTTGATCGTAGAGCGGTAGCTTCAGCTTTAACCTTTGGTTTACAGGCACCTTATATGGCCATTCCAGCAGGTTTTGGTCTGATATTTCATGGTATTATCCGTGATGAGATGGCGGCTAATGGAATGGATGTTAGTTTAGGTCAGATTGCTAGTGTCTTATGGATACCGACATTAGGGATGTTAGTTGGTTTAATAGTGGCAATCTGCTTTACGTATCGTAGTAAACGGAATTATGAGGTTGATGCAGTTCAACAGGCTCAATTAGAGGTAGCTGCTAGTGCAGAAAATAAGATATCTTTTAACAGAACCCATGCTTTTGCTTTAGTAGCAATGTTTACAGCTTTAGCTATTCAATTGGCTTATGGTTCTCTACCCTTAGGAGCTTTAGTTGGATTGACCATTATGACAGTAACAGGAAGTATTAAATGGAATGATCTACATGATTTAATGAATGAAGGAATTAAGATGATGGGTTTTATTGCTTTTGTAATGCTAATTGCAGCAGGTTATGGAGATGTAATTAGAGCAACTGGTGGAGTAGATAGTATAGTCCAATCTGTTGTAGGTGAAATTGGAGGAAGCCAATTTATAGGTGGATTATTGATGTTAATCGTTGGTTTGGTAGTTACTATGGGTATTGGAACTTCTTTTGGGACTATCCCAATTATTGCAGCAATCTATGTACCATTAGCTCAAAGTTTGGGCTTCAGTCCTCTGGCAACGATTATCTTAGTCGGTACAGCAGGTGCGTTAGGTGATGCAGGCTCTCCAGCTTCTGATAGTACTTTAGGACCATCTGCTGGATTAGATGCTGATGGTCAGCATGATCATATCTGGGATACTTGTGTGCCCACATTCTTGCACTTTAATATTCCATTGATTTTATTTGCTTGGATTGCGGCATTAGTAATATAA
- a CDS encoding redoxin domain-containing protein: MGEVIKVGTKVEDYTFKTQYDKEIKLSDFKGKKVLLSFHPLAWTGICANQMSVLENNYDKLKELNTVPLGLSIDSIYTKKAWGEHLGIEKLLMPADFWPHGDFAQKMGIFREEDGFSERANIILDEEGKVIFAKVYEISDLPDLNEILDFLKDN; the protein is encoded by the coding sequence ATGGGTGAAGTAATTAAAGTTGGAACAAAGGTTGAAGACTATACTTTTAAGACTCAATATGATAAAGAGATTAAATTAAGTGATTTTAAAGGAAAGAAAGTACTTTTATCCTTTCATCCTTTAGCATGGACTGGGATTTGTGCCAATCAGATGAGTGTTTTAGAGAATAATTATGATAAGTTAAAAGAGCTGAACACAGTGCCTTTGGGGTTGAGCATTGATTCAATTTATACTAAGAAGGCTTGGGGAGAGCATTTAGGAATAGAGAAGCTCTTGATGCCTGCTGATTTCTGGCCTCATGGAGATTTTGCTCAGAAGATGGGTATTTTTAGAGAAGAGGATGGATTCTCAGAGCGAGCTAATATCATCTTGGATGAAGAAGGTAAGGTTATCTTTGCTAAGGTTTATGAGATCAGTGATTTACCTGATTTGAATGAGATTCTGGATTTTCTTAAAGATAATTAG
- a CDS encoding CBO0543 family protein: MFRIILFTIFIYSAYKWSDWRNWKLYYPSILFFIICSLLYNLIYYNYPLWKFEPLPIIEKLLPNNTLISIAVSFTIFPCTTLLYLSHLPKGKKELIYMLIWVLFYTLIELISIPCQAISYHNGWNLGYSIIFNIITFSILKLHHERPLVAWGFVFIAIIVISTYFKLPIDGMK, translated from the coding sequence TTGTTTAGAATTATTCTATTTACCATCTTTATCTATAGTGCTTATAAATGGAGTGATTGGAGAAATTGGAAGTTATATTACCCTTCTATCCTCTTTTTTATCATTTGTAGCTTACTTTATAATCTTATATATTATAATTATCCCTTATGGAAATTTGAACCGTTACCGATTATCGAAAAGCTTCTTCCTAATAATACATTAATCTCTATAGCTGTTAGCTTTACTATCTTTCCCTGTACTACCTTGCTCTATCTAAGCCATCTACCAAAAGGAAAGAAAGAATTAATCTATATGTTAATATGGGTCTTATTTTACACATTAATCGAGCTGATATCTATCCCTTGCCAAGCAATCTCTTATCATAACGGGTGGAATCTAGGGTACTCTATTATCTTTAATATCATTACCTTCTCTATTTTAAAACTTCATCATGAAAGACCTTTAGTAGCCTGGGGATTTGTCTTTATAGCTATAATTGTAATATCAACCTATTTTAAACTTCCAATTGATGGTATGAAGTAA
- a CDS encoding DeoD-type purine-nucleoside phosphorylase — MPIHVEAEKGQVADIVLLPGNPERAKYMAEKFLDDPKLYTDYRQMYGYTGTFNGIEVSIQTTGMGVPSISIILEELKMLGVKTLIRVGTCGALSDDLEEADVIIAQSSATIGTTINQITPDITLAPPADFELIKNLYESAVELGMPAHVGQIATSDYFYGKSLDYADDLKRLAGLGVLAVEMETAALYNIAAKYGLRAATVLTVSDHVFKKTRADKSRIKEGVDRMTEMVLDTVTKIYG, encoded by the coding sequence ATGCCAATTCATGTAGAGGCTGAGAAGGGTCAAGTAGCAGATATTGTATTATTGCCAGGGAATCCAGAGCGTGCTAAATATATGGCAGAGAAGTTCTTGGATGATCCAAAACTATATACAGACTATCGTCAAATGTATGGGTATACAGGAACTTTCAATGGGATTGAAGTATCTATTCAAACTACAGGTATGGGTGTGCCATCTATCTCTATTATTTTAGAGGAACTTAAGATGTTAGGGGTTAAGACCTTGATTCGTGTGGGTACATGTGGAGCCTTATCCGATGATTTAGAGGAGGCAGATGTAATAATTGCTCAATCTTCAGCTACTATTGGAACTACTATCAATCAGATAACTCCAGATATTACTTTAGCACCGCCAGCAGATTTTGAATTGATTAAAAATTTGTATGAGAGTGCTGTTGAATTAGGAATGCCAGCTCATGTAGGTCAGATTGCTACATCTGATTATTTCTATGGTAAGTCTTTAGATTATGCAGATGATTTGAAGAGATTAGCAGGATTGGGGGTTTTGGCTGTAGAGATGGAGACAGCAGCTTTATATAATATTGCTGCTAAATATGGGTTAAGAGCAGCTACTGTACTTACTGTATCAGATCATGTCTTTAAAAAGACTAGAGCAGATAAGTCTAGGATTAAAGAAGGTGTAGATAGGATGACAGAGATGGTCTTAGATACTGTGACTAAAATTTATGGATAA
- a CDS encoding SIMPL domain-containing protein, with protein sequence MRKIKRSIILILIVLLNLVITPSLDAETHFKNISTIGSAKTSLRPDQAIIRLKISGEGSNQSRLNYQFREEIKRAIRVLNNTFSNKLDIIEGDIEIVSYLEENNHFPNELYKVTSYLKFKVDNSPIENITKLIDTIKELNPANKNVTYNQSNDISYKIDRAYYTFKNPLQHQQKLLKDAFNNSKTKVTSLLDLSSLKLIGIYQLKEITPSNISIYQEEIDINNIRQATEKSFQTELRVLYQVN encoded by the coding sequence GTGAGAAAGATTAAGAGATCTATAATTTTAATCTTAATAGTGTTATTAAATCTAGTCATAACACCATCTCTTGATGCAGAAACACACTTTAAGAATATCTCAACTATAGGTTCAGCTAAAACTTCTTTAAGACCTGACCAAGCCATAATTAGATTAAAAATAAGTGGCGAAGGTAGTAATCAATCAAGGCTTAACTATCAATTTAGAGAAGAGATTAAGAGGGCAATCAGGGTACTAAATAATACCTTTTCTAATAAACTAGATATTATTGAAGGTGATATTGAGATAGTTAGCTATTTAGAGGAAAATAATCATTTCCCTAACGAGCTCTATAAAGTTACTAGTTACTTGAAATTTAAAGTAGATAATAGTCCAATAGAAAATATAACTAAGCTAATAGATACTATTAAAGAACTCAATCCAGCCAATAAAAACGTTACCTATAATCAATCCAATGATATCTCTTATAAGATTGATAGAGCCTATTATACCTTTAAAAATCCTCTACAACATCAACAAAAGTTACTTAAAGATGCTTTTAATAACAGTAAAACTAAAGTAACTTCTCTCTTAGATCTCTCTTCTCTTAAACTAATTGGAATTTATCAATTAAAAGAGATTACCCCAAGTAATATCTCTATCTATCAAGAGGAGATTGATATTAATAATATAAGGCAAGCTACAGAGAAGAGCTTCCAAACTGAGCTAAGGGTACTCTATCAAGTCAACTAA
- a CDS encoding FAD-dependent oxidoreductase — MTTKIVVIGAVAAGASAATKARREDEHAEIILFEKGPYASFANCGLPYYIGGTIRERKNLFQVSNEYFHKRFNIDLRVNHEVIKINRKEKNVEVVNHQTGESFNEEYDKLIVAVGGEVIKPPIEGVDSQKIFTLLTVPDADEIREELQNEPESVVIVGGGYIGVETAEELHHRGLKVILVEMMDQIIAPLDKEMTMPLVQHLKELGIEIILSDGVRKFQEEGDMIKVTLQSEREFDADFVILATGVRPRLKLVKDAGLKVSEIGVVVNEFMQTSDPNIYAAGDIVESTHLVTGEKVRFALAGPANKQGRIAGAHAAGKTKKKFKGVLGTSIVKVGDFTAASTGLNEKECQKRNISYYSVYLDKGDHAGYYPGSEDLTIKLLVEEETGKLLGAQCIGRKSVDKQIDVFATALQAKMTVEDLEDLDLAYAPPYSSAKGPVIMSGMIASNHLRYETDLISPQDLKSALEAEKDIQLVDVRTDREYEEGYIGGAKHIPLNSLRERIGELNPEKYTVVYCRKGYRGYLAYKILIANGFDTVENLTGGILAWNRFSKDKELLIQDL, encoded by the coding sequence ATGACAACTAAAATAGTGGTAATTGGTGCAGTAGCGGCTGGAGCAAGTGCAGCAACTAAGGCTAGAAGAGAGGATGAACATGCTGAGATTATTCTTTTTGAAAAGGGACCTTATGCCTCCTTTGCTAACTGTGGGCTTCCATATTATATAGGTGGAACTATTAGAGAGCGAAAGAATCTATTTCAGGTAAGCAATGAATACTTCCATAAACGCTTTAATATAGATTTAAGGGTCAACCACGAGGTGATTAAGATTAATAGGAAAGAGAAGAATGTAGAGGTAGTCAACCATCAGACAGGAGAGAGCTTTAATGAAGAGTATGATAAGCTGATCGTAGCTGTTGGTGGAGAGGTTATCAAGCCACCGATAGAGGGGGTTGATAGTCAAAAGATATTTACTTTGCTGACTGTTCCAGATGCAGATGAAATTAGGGAGGAATTACAAAATGAGCCGGAAAGTGTTGTAATAGTAGGTGGTGGTTATATAGGTGTTGAGACCGCTGAAGAGTTGCACCATAGAGGGTTGAAGGTTATTCTAGTAGAGATGATGGATCAGATTATAGCTCCTTTAGATAAGGAGATGACTATGCCTTTAGTTCAACACTTAAAAGAATTAGGGATAGAGATTATCCTAAGTGATGGGGTAAGAAAATTTCAAGAAGAAGGAGATATGATAAAGGTCACTTTACAGAGTGAAAGGGAGTTTGACGCAGATTTTGTAATTTTGGCTACTGGAGTAAGACCAAGATTAAAACTTGTCAAAGATGCAGGTCTAAAGGTCAGTGAAATAGGTGTTGTTGTTAATGAATTTATGCAGACAAGTGATCCAAATATTTATGCAGCAGGGGATATAGTTGAGAGTACTCATCTGGTTACTGGGGAGAAGGTCAGATTTGCTTTAGCAGGTCCTGCCAATAAGCAAGGTAGAATTGCAGGAGCACATGCTGCTGGAAAGACTAAGAAGAAGTTTAAAGGTGTCTTAGGGACTAGTATTGTTAAGGTAGGTGACTTTACTGCTGCTAGTACTGGATTGAATGAGAAGGAGTGTCAGAAGCGTAATATTAGTTATTATTCTGTCTATTTAGATAAAGGAGATCATGCTGGATATTACCCAGGGTCTGAAGATTTGACAATTAAGTTACTTGTTGAAGAGGAGACTGGTAAGCTATTAGGAGCTCAATGTATAGGCAGAAAAAGTGTTGATAAGCAGATTGATGTCTTTGCAACTGCTTTACAGGCAAAGATGACTGTAGAGGATTTAGAAGACTTAGATTTAGCCTATGCACCACCATACTCTTCAGCAAAAGGGCCAGTAATTATGAGCGGGATGATTGCTTCTAACCATTTACGTTATGAAACTGATTTAATCAGTCCACAGGATTTAAAGTCAGCTTTAGAAGCTGAAAAAGATATTCAGCTAGTAGATGTTAGAACAGATAGAGAGTATGAAGAAGGATATATAGGTGGTGCTAAGCATATTCCTCTTAATAGTCTACGGGAGAGAATAGGAGAGTTAAATCCAGAGAAATATACTGTTGTCTACTGTAGAAAGGGATATCGTGGATATTTAGCCTATAAGATTTTGATAGCAAATGGTTTTGATACTGTAGAGAACTTAACTGGTGGTATCTTAGCTTGGAATCGTTTTAGTAAAGATAAGGAGTTATTAATTCAAGATTTATAG
- a CDS encoding 4Fe-4S binding protein: protein MREKGFLGFVGKVSWTVIAAFLIFGWYYPIIGNVALICMVAPPFFAALKGGRVWCGTACPRGSFNDNILAKISRSVNIPKVFRTVFFRIAFFVFLIYTFVSGLIEANGDLVKVGYVFYKIIFATTAITIFLGVIFNERTWCSFCPMGSLSALITKLKRKLRARSKRIVVDKGECIDCKICERKCPMGLKPYEFTGDNDKDLDCIQCKECVYKCPVNALKYK from the coding sequence ATGAGAGAGAAAGGTTTTTTGGGATTTGTAGGGAAAGTAAGTTGGACTGTGATTGCAGCTTTTTTAATATTTGGTTGGTATTATCCGATTATAGGTAATGTAGCTTTAATCTGTATGGTAGCACCACCATTTTTTGCAGCATTAAAGGGTGGTCGGGTCTGGTGTGGAACAGCCTGTCCACGGGGCAGCTTTAATGATAATATCTTAGCCAAAATCAGCCGGAGTGTCAATATTCCAAAAGTCTTTAGGACGGTATTTTTTAGAATAGCTTTCTTTGTATTTCTGATTTATACTTTTGTATCAGGTTTGATTGAGGCTAATGGAGATTTAGTTAAGGTTGGTTATGTATTTTATAAGATTATCTTTGCCACAACTGCAATCACTATATTTTTGGGAGTTATATTTAACGAAAGAACTTGGTGTTCCTTCTGTCCTATGGGATCTTTATCAGCATTGATCACTAAGCTTAAACGCAAATTAAGAGCAAGATCAAAGAGGATAGTTGTAGATAAAGGTGAGTGTATAGACTGTAAAATCTGTGAAAGAAAATGCCCAATGGGTTTAAAACCCTATGAATTTACTGGTGATAATGATAAGGATTTAGATTGTATCCAGTGTAAAGAGTGTGTTTATAAATGTCCAGTAAATGCCTTAAAATATAAGTAG
- a CDS encoding rhodanese-like domain-containing protein, with protein sequence MPFDILFGSELKKISPKEVEKKVTKGDIQILDVRSEEEYKQGHIPNSTNIPLSELENRLNELDRNKEIITVCASGVRSDKAARKLMEMRFNNVKNMSGGIRAWKGNIEK encoded by the coding sequence TTGCCTTTTGACATTTTATTTGGTAGTGAGCTAAAGAAGATATCTCCCAAAGAGGTAGAAAAGAAGGTAACAAAAGGTGATATACAGATTTTAGATGTGAGATCAGAAGAAGAATATAAACAAGGTCATATTCCTAATTCTACTAACATTCCTTTAAGTGAATTAGAGAATAGATTAAATGAACTAGATAGGAACAAAGAGATAATTACTGTATGTGCTTCAGGTGTAAGAAGTGATAAGGCTGCTAGAAAATTAATGGAGATGCGATTTAATAATGTTAAGAATATGTCTGGTGGTATAAGGGCTTGGAAAGGAAATATTGAAAAATAG
- a CDS encoding L,D-transpeptidase family protein: MKVKILIILLLSLLLLTFSLNTYAKEDDGTCNCYNYRKISLHYPPTQGDDIKALQVELKGLGFYQGEINSLYDWDTYLAVKQFEYVNNLKGDGIVDKNFWISLNRYFNNQPSTTEDKIMPPPGEISILVDTNNKTLTVYSDGAKYHTFKVAVGKWSSKSPIGEWRIIQKLDMWDGTPFGDKWMKLNVPWGNYGIHGTNKPSSIGYNASHGCIRMYNNDVKILYSWVKIGTRVKVVGQRDPIEIEDSLRYGDKGKEVLLLQETLRKNGFNVGYTDARFGKDTKEAMKELKYIYGLKDDLIADENTLYILNLK, from the coding sequence ATGAAGGTTAAAATCCTTATTATCCTGTTATTAAGCCTTTTATTATTAACCTTCTCCCTAAATACCTATGCCAAAGAAGATGATGGTACCTGTAACTGTTATAACTATCGTAAAATCTCACTACATTACCCTCCTACGCAAGGTGATGATATTAAAGCCTTGCAAGTAGAACTTAAAGGCTTAGGATTTTATCAAGGAGAGATTAATTCTTTATACGACTGGGATACTTATCTAGCAGTGAAGCAATTTGAATATGTTAATAACTTAAAAGGTGATGGTATAGTTGACAAAAATTTTTGGATAAGTTTAAATAGATATTTTAATAATCAACCATCTACAACAGAAGATAAAATTATGCCACCTCCTGGAGAGATATCTATATTAGTTGATACTAATAATAAGACTTTAACAGTCTATTCAGATGGTGCCAAATATCATACCTTTAAGGTAGCTGTAGGAAAGTGGTCTAGCAAATCTCCTATAGGTGAATGGAGAATCATCCAGAAACTAGATATGTGGGATGGCACTCCCTTTGGGGATAAGTGGATGAAATTAAATGTACCTTGGGGTAATTATGGAATTCATGGGACTAATAAACCAAGCTCTATCGGGTACAATGCTAGCCATGGCTGTATTAGAATGTATAATAATGATGTAAAAATCTTATACTCTTGGGTCAAAATAGGTACTAGGGTAAAGGTAGTTGGACAAAGAGATCCTATTGAGATTGAGGATTCTCTTCGATATGGAGATAAAGGAAAAGAGGTACTACTTCTGCAAGAGACCTTAAGAAAGAATGGATTCAATGTAGGTTATACAGATGCAAGATTTGGGAAAGATACCAAAGAAGCTATGAAGGAATTAAAATATATCTATGGATTAAAAGATGATTTAATTGCTGATGAGAATACACTCTACATTCTAAATTTAAAATAA
- a CDS encoding dipeptidase: MNLIDLHCDTIYRIFTENKKARLRDNSFHVDINKLEKSNSIAQFFALFLDLEEIESSPLEHTLAMLDRFYQELKENQDKIKIACSYKELIENQKNGKISAFLTIEEGQALEGSLTNLRNFYRLGVRLITLTWNYPNTIGYPNTQEEYRSKGLSLFGKKVVKEMNKLGMLIDVSHLSDQGFYDVAKLSTSPFIASHSNARIIRNHSRNLTDAMIRTLANKGGIMGINFSSSFLANKEISEIADIIKHIKYIHKVGGIDTVALGSDFDGIDCELELGNIGEMDKLYSALKKAGFNEDDIEKIYYKNAERVIKEVLK, encoded by the coding sequence ATGAATTTAATAGATTTACATTGTGATACAATCTATCGTATCTTCACAGAGAATAAAAAAGCTAGATTGAGAGACAATAGCTTTCATGTTGATATAAATAAATTAGAGAAGAGTAACTCTATAGCCCAATTTTTCGCCCTCTTTTTAGATCTAGAAGAGATAGAAAGCAGTCCCCTTGAACATACTTTAGCAATGCTTGATAGATTTTATCAAGAGCTTAAAGAGAACCAAGATAAAATAAAGATTGCATGTAGCTATAAAGAACTTATTGAAAATCAAAAAAATGGAAAAATTTCAGCTTTTCTGACCATCGAAGAAGGTCAGGCTTTAGAGGGCTCCTTGACTAACTTAAGAAATTTTTACAGACTTGGAGTCCGTTTAATTACCCTAACTTGGAACTATCCAAATACTATCGGTTATCCAAATACACAAGAAGAATATAGATCTAAAGGACTTAGCCTCTTTGGCAAAAAGGTCGTTAAAGAGATGAATAAATTAGGAATGCTAATTGATGTCTCCCACCTATCAGATCAAGGCTTCTATGATGTAGCCAAGCTGTCTACTAGCCCCTTTATAGCCTCCCACTCCAATGCCCGTATTATCAGAAATCATTCTAGGAATCTGACTGATGCTATGATTAGAACTCTAGCAAATAAGGGTGGGATAATGGGAATTAATTTTTCCTCTTCTTTCTTAGCAAATAAAGAAATTAGTGAAATAGCTGATATTATCAAACATATCAAATATATTCACAAAGTCGGTGGGATTGATACTGTTGCTTTAGGCTCTGATTTTGATGGAATTGATTGTGAATTAGAACTTGGAAATATTGGAGAGATGGATAAACTATACTCTGCTCTTAAAAAAGCAGGATTTAACGAAGATGATATTGAAAAGATATATTATAAAAATGCTGAGCGGGTGATTAAAGAGGTGTTGAAGTAG
- a CDS encoding alpha-amylase family glycosyl hydrolase, which produces MRVSLRIHYDNNYNLEEPMLSIWKAGTGRIRKDLKPSGSDEYGIYYDVTLNRSSFNFKFKGKKDGQIFLEDDKANRFYNAGLGDEVWCKAGWHNIYTVKPFRPIGDIRDVYESIKDLIPQENFYLPQTDVSDMSTPSMLGAHKLLDGSIIFGFFHPRAAKVYLASNINGFAVPEHCHGQKCEKRERFIPMGLYRGYYNEPNIWWVRILAEDIKAGIEDIEYKFYVQGGIGGDERWVHDPYTRVYSDNYKFDNCVIVDPTQFQWTDQSWKTPDISELIIYELNVYGFTDGDSDISLDDQSTFRGIIKRIEDGYFDELGVTALALMPTSEAWSHFGLGYDPCSFMSVEKDFGEPDDFRRLVNTAHNHGLAIIIDQVFNHTSNQFNPLWQLIDDRSDPGGFYFSGNTQWGNKLATGKDEVDNMLIDACKLFIKEYHVDGFRFDATHTNYLDHKLLYEIQHEIRDKGFKSNAILIAENLPNQDDLNFDGYNGYAQWSDFFHDKIKALLREGVFRDWCNDSPQGMGDIFYFCKGHFAAHTNNVINYSESHDEESVKYEIETNNIYDCDIKDRKARLAMMSTIVALGQPMIYMGQEFGVNRSSNNIDINLINPDPNCPDYNYNPFYYWTQKLINLRKKYSALKISGYNPVVEGKFDWVLGHWLSEREGQGRRVIGWRTKQNQEEILVLLNFEGYDVEVDLNIGYSSKWLKLADIEGVYDQFTAIHSNNLIELDYGTFKSFILPYYSGFIYRRV; this is translated from the coding sequence ATGAGAGTTAGTTTAAGAATTCACTACGATAATAACTATAATTTAGAAGAACCTATGTTGTCAATCTGGAAGGCTGGAACTGGAAGAATTAGAAAAGATCTCAAGCCAAGTGGAAGTGATGAATACGGGATCTACTATGATGTCACTTTAAATAGATCAAGTTTTAACTTTAAATTTAAGGGAAAGAAGGATGGTCAAATATTTTTAGAGGATGATAAGGCTAACCGTTTTTATAACGCAGGGTTAGGAGATGAGGTTTGGTGTAAGGCGGGTTGGCATAATATCTATACAGTTAAACCCTTTAGACCTATTGGAGATATTAGAGATGTATATGAAAGTATTAAAGATTTAATTCCACAGGAAAACTTCTATCTTCCCCAAACCGATGTTTCTGATATGAGTACACCATCGATGCTAGGAGCCCATAAGCTATTAGACGGATCGATTATATTTGGCTTCTTTCACCCTAGAGCAGCTAAGGTTTATCTAGCTTCCAATATTAATGGATTTGCTGTTCCTGAACATTGTCATGGGCAGAAATGTGAAAAGAGGGAGCGCTTTATTCCTATGGGTCTATATCGTGGTTATTATAATGAACCAAATATTTGGTGGGTTAGAATACTTGCAGAGGATATCAAGGCTGGAATTGAAGACATAGAGTATAAATTTTATGTACAAGGCGGTATAGGTGGAGATGAAAGATGGGTACATGACCCCTACACCAGAGTTTATAGTGATAATTATAAGTTTGATAACTGTGTTATTGTTGACCCCACTCAATTTCAATGGACTGATCAATCATGGAAGACCCCTGATATTAGTGAGTTGATCATCTATGAATTAAACGTATATGGATTTACTGATGGTGATTCAGATATATCATTAGATGATCAGAGCACCTTCCGTGGGATCATCAAGCGGATTGAAGACGGCTACTTTGATGAGTTAGGGGTAACAGCTTTAGCTCTGATGCCAACCTCAGAGGCTTGGAGCCATTTTGGATTAGGTTATGATCCTTGTAGCTTTATGTCAGTAGAGAAGGATTTTGGTGAGCCTGATGATTTTAGAAGATTGGTCAATACAGCCCATAATCATGGTTTGGCTATAATTATTGATCAAGTCTTTAATCATACTTCTAATCAATTTAATCCTTTATGGCAGTTGATTGATGATCGTAGTGATCCTGGTGGTTTTTATTTTTCAGGTAATACACAATGGGGTAATAAGTTAGCAACAGGTAAGGATGAAGTTGATAATATGCTAATTGATGCTTGTAAATTATTTATTAAGGAGTACCATGTAGATGGTTTTAGATTTGATGCTACTCATACTAATTATTTGGATCATAAGCTCCTTTATGAAATTCAGCATGAGATTAGAGATAAAGGGTTTAAATCTAATGCGATCTTAATAGCTGAGAATCTACCTAATCAAGATGATTTGAATTTTGATGGATATAATGGTTATGCCCAATGGAGTGATTTCTTCCATGATAAGATCAAGGCTTTATTAAGAGAAGGAGTCTTTAGAGATTGGTGTAATGATAGTCCTCAAGGTATGGGGGATATATTTTATTTCTGCAAAGGACATTTTGCAGCACATACTAACAATGTAATTAATTACAGTGAGAGTCATGATGAAGAGAGTGTCAAATATGAGATAGAGACCAATAATATCTATGACTGTGATATTAAGGATAGAAAAGCTAGATTAGCAATGATGAGTACTATAGTTGCATTAGGACAACCCATGATTTATATGGGACAAGAGTTTGGAGTGAATAGAAGTTCTAATAATATAGATATTAATTTAATCAATCCTGACCCTAATTGTCCAGATTATAACTACAATCCCTTTTATTATTGGACACAGAAGCTAATTAATTTAAGGAAGAAGTATAGTGCTTTAAAGATATCTGGTTATAATCCAGTAGTGGAAGGTAAATTTGACTGGGTTTTAGGACACTGGTTATCAGAAAGAGAAGGTCAGGGGAGAAGGGTAATTGGTTGGAGAACTAAGCAAAATCAAGAAGAGATATTGGTTCTACTTAACTTTGAAGGCTATGATGTAGAGGTAGATTTAAATATTGGTTATTCTAGTAAATGGTTAAAGCTAGCTGATATAGAAGGTGTTTATGATCAATTTACTGCAATCCATTCCAATAATCTGATAGAGCTAGATTACGGTACTTTTAAATCCTTTATCTTACCCTATTATAGTGGTTTTATTTATAGGAGAGTTTAG